In Benincasa hispida cultivar B227 chromosome 8, ASM972705v1, whole genome shotgun sequence, the sequence GAGGCTGATCCAAGAAACAGAAGACAAAACAAGTAACTTTGAGCACAACAATGAAGTCTGTTTTCTCAAATTCAACACAAGTGGAAGGTTTTTTAGGGTGTTTCAACTATTGAGAATGTTTCAACTCTGTCTTTTCCCATATTCTGTTAGTACTTCAAATTTTACGCTAATCATACTCCCTTCAGATCTACATGTTAGATTGATAACTTTTTTGTTCTCACCTTTCAAGAAATAGAGAAtcaaccaaaactaaaaacgTGAAGCATGTTTTATTTTGGCATGTAGAAAACAGTCGAACAAAACAGCTATAATCATTTTATCAGTTGTTCTTTAAGAACTTCCCCTATTTCCCAAAAAGAGGATTCCAGATATAGAAAGGGAGAAATTTTGGTGATCCTCTGAAATAATGggggaaagaagaagataatgttGAAAAGGTTTAAATGTCACATCAAACATAATAATTCAATCGCAACAGATTGCTCTTCATTGTCTTGAGTAAAAACAATATCTGTTAGAATGggaaagaaaatagaaataaatatcAGTAAATTGTCCATGCTCTACCTCCATGTTTGGTTGAATGTTCTTTTCTTGTGGGGTTTCTCACTTCTGTCTATATTAAATTATTCcttctttgaattttaaaataacatgtgaacactaaaaaaaatagtcttgaagagagagagagagagagagagagatcatAAAGAACACTGCAAAATGTTCTCAGCAAGCATGTGATGAGTGGGtccaaaacaaatgaaaattttctggTTGATTCTCTATCATGTTTTCAAGTTGAGGAAAGACACAGCAGAATCATTCAGAATAGtgtttttttggcataatttttCAAAGGGGAAAAAATGATCTTTCAAGTATTTTGATACAATACAAAATATCATCCCATTGTTTCTCTGGGTATAAATAAAAGCTATATTTTACATAAATACGGAGCAGCTAAGATACATACTGTTCTTTGCTTTTCAattgaacaaaagaaaaatattaaaaaaaaaaactaaactaaactaaaaCCAAGAATCAATCTAAGCTAACAGATTGACAAAATTTGCTTTGGATGATTATATCTAAACTTCTCTAACATGATGGACACCGGTTTTTGATGAGTCCAAAGATTGGCACTGGCCCTTGACCAAATATCAGGCCATCAGGTCCAATGTTGACGATGAGCAGTCtgatgttttctttgcaacaCTGTAGGGGCAAGTGTTTATCCTAAAAACGACATAAGAAAGAACGtgttatgaaattgaaataCGAAAGAATGTGTTATGAAATCACAAATAAAGAAAGTGAGAAAAAGTATACAATAAAGGTTGACACAAAGATTTACAAAGTTTACTAACAGTTAGCTATATCCATGAATACAAGGTGGGAGTAGGTTCGCAAAATTCCGAGTCGGAACAAAAGTACTACACAATCATAGTAAAAGAACCAGGCTGAGAACTTACCGTTCTTTGCGCTTCTCTAAAAACCGAGCCAAGGATGCCTTTCGAGCCTGAGGTACAGCTGCAGGGAGGAGGCGACGAGACGGATTTGAGCATTTTTGTTGTTAAAAGTCGtcacttttgaaaatatatggaCTAGAGTAGAGTGAAAATGGCTTTATACCTGCAGGTATGAATGTTGGGGGAATCGGGGAAATCGGTGCAACGGAACTGGCATCCATGGGAGGTTCGGAATGGTTAGGATGAGATGACACTGAGGTTTGTATAGGTTTAGCAGCAGTAGGTAGCTCAGTGTTACTACAAGATCCTACTCCTGCATTATGACCCTTAGAATGTGGATTTGAAAGACCAAGGAGTGGCATTCCATGGAAACTTTCACCAGTGAATGATGCCTTCACTTGACCTGTTGAAAGTATGTTGTTTAGCGTTTGCGGCAGCCCATTACTGCCAGCCAGAAGCATGATAGCCTGAGCCTgaacaaaaacaacaataaacTGAGAATTGTTTCTTCCCCAAATGGTCAGGAAGGCAAAAAGAAAACTAGAGTTTCTAAAAAAACAGATACCTTCTCAGGAGAGATGTCATTATAAACATATACGGACCCTGCGTAGAAGATCGTCAGCTGTGCCATCGAACCCGGAGGTTTTGAAGCATTCCTAGAAAGAAAAGGTAAGCTAAGCATCAATTTTCAAGACAGTTTTTGCCAATGAAATCTATCTTAGTTCTATCTCTGAAAGCCCAGTACCTTAACTCGGTGGTACCGACCACAGAGCTCGTGAAAGGAACCGAAATGGAGGTTGCAATTGGAACCCCACCAAATGGCTGCAAGTTAACATTGGAACCAACCACAGGTTGGCCAGAAGGAACCAAATGGGATTGAAATATTGGGACGTTAAAAGCCACTGGAACTGCATTGCTTGGTGGTTGGTTTGAAATCGGAAACATCTTCACATCTTGTGAACAATCCACCGGAAGCGCCTTGGCATTTTGGAAAGGGTAAACTGTCATTGCATACTGGTTTCCAGCCTTCTTATCTGAGGCTACATTCTTCTACACACAAAAGAGAAACCCAACAACGCAAAATCAATGAATCATCACTAGGCCATTTCTTCTTGTCCATTAATTACATCAAAACATTGAGCATCATCAATCAAGGAGAAAAGTGAAGAAAGTGAAACCTGAATTACAGAAGAATATGGCCTATGGGAAGGATTTGGAGTGTCTGATGAGACAAGTGGGTCAACAATAATTTTCCTTTGCTTCTCATCTTGAGAAGCCTTGAAAGACAGCAATTGGGGAACAGCAGAAACCTTGTTTGAGAATGACCACTGCATACTTGAACCACTCACCATTGCTGCCAAATCAAACAAACCCCAAATCAAATTTCATTCCTTAATGCATTTTAAGTTCAAAAGACCATCACTGGGAGCTTATTCAACTTAACTAAGTCCACAACATATGTTTTAACCAGTTGGATCTGTTATTATAAATAATcttgaagaataagaagaataagaagaatttaagtttaaatattattttgatccccatatttttatctttggttcattttagtctctgtaatttcaaaatgttcattttgatcaatatactttcaactttagtcttcgtactttcaaaatgttcatttttgtccttaTATTTGAACTTTGGTAAGTTCAAATTTgttcttataattttaaaacgTGACTATTTTGGTCTATACATTTCATTTTTAAGAGATCAAAATGATAATTCTTTTTAAGTTTAAGTACCAAATTAAACTgaagttgaaagtataaaaatcaaaataatcctTTTGAAAATATAGAACCAAAGTTGACagtacaaaaacaaaaatatactaAAACCAAAAGTATTACTTAAACCAAAAATCTAAgaacttaaaaaagaaaaaaaaattgcatataATTGTATCATCATTATTATACGAAATGGCCATATGGACGTgagatttaaaaaacaaaaacaaatgaataaataaagttttaggtttggtattaaaaaaataagtaaagtGTTTACCACGGGTTTGaagtatttaattgttaatatGGACAGTGCAGATATCCAGCTGtatcattatatttatttatttattaatctaaTAGCGCACTCAAAGTGCcacatcattattattttacttttattgataatgaattaaaagtttaaagttaaGTTAATATCTTCACGCGCAAGTTTAAATTAAAGTAGAATAAAAAAACCCTAGGACGCGTTTCGCATTCGACAATGAAAGGAGAAACGAGTATATAAACTTTTTgcttaaatattttattctttaattaattaattaaaataaaatatcattgtttttaaaattcacaTTTTTCCaagtctattttttttattgtatttaaatacttttcaaattttatatttcacaaaaaaacaaaaataaaaatccatgGACTTGAAAACACTATTCTCGGAATCTGCAATGTACCAGCCccataaccatttggttttatccatttttaaacatatatttaaaatcTAAGTCAAAGTtcacttttatttctttttttttaaaaaaaaaatacttataacCACTCCTTGAATTTATTGTCTCTATCAAATTTAATTGTTTGAttaagaaattattaaaaaaaaaatacccatatgattaaaaaaaattaaaggatatatttgaaataattagaaaaaaatgtttttataaaaaatcatttttatttaaattctttagataaaa encodes:
- the LOC120082399 gene encoding protein TIFY 6B-like isoform X2; the protein is MEWDFLGLNSKNVAMAMPLKEEFQDTSKNSAMVSGSSMQWSFSNKVSAVPQLLSFKASQDEKQRKIIVDPLVSSDTPNPSHRPYSSVIQNVASDKKAGNQYAMTVYPFQNAKALPVDCSQDVKMFPISNQPPSNAVPVAFNVPIFQSHLVPSGQPVVGSNVNLQPFGGVPIATSISVPFTSSVVGTTELRNASKPPGSMAQLTIFYAGSVYVYNDISPEKAQAIMLLAGSNGLPQTLNNILSTGQVKASFTGESFHGMPLLGLSNPHSKGHNAGVGSCSNTELPTAAKPIQTSVSSHPNHSEPPMDASSVAPISPIPPTFIPAAVPQARKASLARFLEKRKERINTCPYSVAKKTSDCSSSTLDLMA
- the LOC120082399 gene encoding protein TIFY 6B-like isoform X1 — translated: MEWDFLGLNSKNVAMAMPLKEEFQDTSKNSAMVSGSSMQWSFSNKVSAVPQLLSFKASQDEKQRKIIVDPLVSSDTPNPSHRPYSSVIQKNVASDKKAGNQYAMTVYPFQNAKALPVDCSQDVKMFPISNQPPSNAVPVAFNVPIFQSHLVPSGQPVVGSNVNLQPFGGVPIATSISVPFTSSVVGTTELRNASKPPGSMAQLTIFYAGSVYVYNDISPEKAQAIMLLAGSNGLPQTLNNILSTGQVKASFTGESFHGMPLLGLSNPHSKGHNAGVGSCSNTELPTAAKPIQTSVSSHPNHSEPPMDASSVAPISPIPPTFIPAAVPQARKASLARFLEKRKERINTCPYSVAKKTSDCSSSTLDLMA